The Actinomadura sp. WMMB 499 genome includes a window with the following:
- the serS gene encoding serine--tRNA ligase — translation MIDLRALREDPERLRASQRARGEDDGVVDRLLDLDGRRRSALTSFETLRAEQKSFGKSVSRASGDERDALLARAKELAQQVKEAEGEADRLGEELDGLLKAVPNVIEDGAPAGGEQDFVVLEHIGEPAEFDFEPKDHLELGEALGAIDMERGAKVSGARFYYLTGVGARLQYALLNLAMEQAVSNGFVPMYPPVLVKPDAMEGTGFLGAHSAEVYHLEEDDLYLVGTSEVPLAAYHMNEIIDALPRRYAAWSSCFRREAGSYGKDTRGIIRVHQFDKIEMFSYCDPADAHAEHLRLLEWEKEMLAKVEIPYRVIDVAAGDLGASAARKYDCEAWVPSQGTYREVTSTSNCTEFQARRLSVRHKDADGRNQPVATLNGTLATTRWMVAILENHQRADGSVRVPEALRKFLGTDVLEPVAR, via the coding sequence GTGATTGACCTGCGAGCTCTTCGAGAGGACCCCGAGCGGCTGCGTGCTTCGCAGCGCGCGCGCGGGGAGGATGACGGCGTCGTCGACCGGCTGCTCGACCTGGACGGGAGGCGGCGTTCCGCCCTGACGTCCTTCGAGACGCTGCGGGCGGAGCAGAAGAGTTTCGGCAAGTCGGTGTCGCGGGCGTCCGGGGACGAGCGGGACGCGCTGCTGGCCCGCGCCAAGGAGCTGGCGCAGCAGGTCAAGGAGGCCGAGGGCGAGGCCGATCGGCTGGGTGAGGAGCTGGACGGGCTGCTGAAGGCGGTCCCGAACGTCATCGAGGACGGCGCCCCGGCCGGTGGCGAGCAGGACTTCGTGGTCCTGGAGCACATCGGGGAGCCCGCGGAGTTCGACTTCGAGCCGAAGGACCATCTGGAGCTCGGCGAGGCGCTCGGCGCGATCGACATGGAGCGCGGCGCGAAGGTGTCGGGCGCGCGGTTCTACTACCTGACGGGCGTCGGGGCGCGGCTGCAGTACGCGCTGCTGAACCTCGCGATGGAGCAGGCCGTCTCGAACGGGTTCGTCCCGATGTATCCGCCGGTGCTGGTGAAGCCGGACGCGATGGAGGGCACCGGCTTCCTGGGCGCGCACTCGGCCGAGGTGTACCACCTCGAAGAGGACGATCTCTATCTGGTGGGCACCTCGGAGGTGCCGCTGGCCGCGTACCACATGAACGAGATCATCGACGCGCTGCCGCGGCGGTACGCGGCGTGGTCGTCGTGCTTCCGGCGGGAGGCCGGAAGCTACGGCAAGGACACGCGGGGCATCATCCGCGTGCACCAGTTCGACAAGATCGAGATGTTCTCCTACTGCGACCCGGCGGACGCGCACGCGGAGCATCTGCGGCTGCTGGAGTGGGAGAAGGAGATGCTCGCCAAGGTCGAGATCCCGTACCGGGTGATCGACGTGGCGGCGGGCGACCTGGGCGCGAGCGCGGCCCGCAAGTACGACTGCGAGGCGTGGGTGCCGTCGCAGGGGACGTACCGCGAGGTGACGTCGACGTCGAACTGCACGGAGTTCCAGGCGCGCCGCCTGTCGGTCCGGCACAAGGACGCGGACGGCCGGAACCAGCCGGTCGCGACCCTGAACGGGACGCTCGCGACGACGCGCTGGATGGTCGCGATCCTGGAGAACCACCAGCGGGCGGACGGCTCGGTGCGGGTGCCCGAGGCGCTGCGCAAGTTCCTCGGGACGGACGTGCTGGAGCCCGTCGCGCGCTGA
- a CDS encoding NAD(P)H-quinone oxidoreductase — translation MRAIVIREPGEPDVLEWTTVPDPAAGPGEVLIEVAASAVNRADVMQRLGFYPPPPGAPPYPGLEVSGRVVEIGDGVAWPRPGDEVCALLAGGGYAERVAVPAAQVLPIPAGVDVVDAAGLPEVASTVWSNVFMLGRLRAGETLLAHGGGSGIGTLAIQLAKARGARVVCTVGSEEKAERCRALGADVAVNYRTGDFVESGPYDVILDLIGAKYLARNVDALAVGGRLMVIGLQGGTKAELDIGKLLRKRALVHPTTLRSRPVEEKAEIVAGVRENVWPLIASGDVRPVIDRRVPMADAARAHELLEESGHVGKILLTV, via the coding sequence ATGCGTGCGATCGTGATCCGCGAGCCCGGAGAACCGGACGTCCTGGAGTGGACGACCGTGCCCGATCCGGCCGCGGGACCGGGCGAGGTGCTGATCGAGGTCGCGGCGAGCGCGGTCAACCGCGCCGACGTCATGCAGCGGCTCGGGTTCTACCCGCCGCCGCCGGGCGCGCCGCCGTATCCGGGCCTGGAGGTGTCGGGACGGGTCGTCGAGATCGGCGACGGCGTCGCGTGGCCGCGGCCCGGCGACGAGGTGTGCGCGCTGCTCGCGGGCGGGGGGTACGCGGAGCGGGTCGCGGTGCCCGCCGCGCAGGTCCTCCCGATCCCGGCCGGCGTGGACGTCGTGGACGCGGCGGGCCTGCCGGAGGTCGCGTCCACCGTCTGGTCGAACGTCTTCATGCTGGGGCGGCTGCGGGCCGGGGAGACGCTGCTCGCGCACGGCGGCGGCAGCGGCATCGGGACGCTCGCGATCCAGCTCGCGAAGGCACGGGGCGCGCGGGTCGTATGTACCGTGGGAAGCGAGGAGAAGGCCGAGCGGTGCCGGGCGCTCGGCGCGGACGTCGCGGTGAACTACCGCACCGGCGACTTCGTCGAGAGCGGCCCGTACGACGTGATCCTCGACCTGATCGGCGCCAAGTACCTGGCGCGGAACGTGGACGCGCTCGCGGTCGGCGGCCGGTTGATGGTCATCGGCCTGCAGGGCGGGACGAAGGCCGAGCTGGACATCGGCAAACTGCTGCGCAAGCGCGCGCTGGTGCACCCCACGACGCTCCGTTCGCGTCCGGTGGAGGAGAAGGCGGAGATCGTCGCGGGCGTGCGGGAGAACGTGTGGCCGCTGATCGCGTCCGGGGACGTCCGGCCGGTGATCGACCGGCGGGTGCCCATGGCGGACGCGGCGCGCGCGCACGAGCTGCTCGAAGAGAGCGGACACGTCGGCAAGATCCTGCTGACCGTGTGA
- a CDS encoding bacterial proteasome activator family protein, with the protein MSEPSKNESEQEPQVLVVGPGGIALEGGDAEKGEKSVAEMVEQPAKVMRIGGMIRQLLDEVKAAPLDEASRARLREIHKSSIKELEDGLAPELVEELERLSLPFTAGSVPSEAELRIAQAQLVGWLEGLFHGIQTTLFAQQMAARAQLEQMRRALPAGMMPPTEDEQPPHGTRHSSGPYL; encoded by the coding sequence ATGAGCGAGCCTTCGAAGAACGAGTCCGAACAGGAGCCGCAGGTTCTCGTGGTGGGCCCCGGCGGCATCGCCCTGGAGGGCGGTGACGCCGAGAAGGGCGAGAAGTCGGTCGCCGAGATGGTGGAGCAGCCCGCGAAGGTCATGCGGATCGGCGGCATGATCCGCCAGCTGCTCGACGAGGTGAAGGCCGCACCGCTGGACGAGGCCAGCCGCGCGCGGCTCCGCGAGATCCACAAGTCGTCCATCAAGGAACTCGAGGACGGCCTGGCGCCCGAGCTCGTCGAGGAGCTGGAGCGGCTCTCGCTCCCGTTCACCGCCGGGAGCGTGCCGAGCGAGGCCGAACTGCGGATCGCGCAGGCCCAGCTCGTCGGCTGGCTGGAGGGCCTCTTCCACGGCATCCAGACGACCCTGTTCGCCCAGCAGATGGCGGCGCGCGCGCAGCTCGAGCAGATGCGCCGCGCCCTGCCCGCCGGGATGATGCCCCCCACCGAGGACGAGCAGCCGCCGCACGGGACGCGCCACTCGTCCGGCCCGTACCTGTAG
- a CDS encoding glycosyltransferase 87 family protein: MRGRSADLLIVLAGIAVAAVAVAPIASHWLTNPPDQRLVDLEVYREGGRAVLRGAPLYDVLTQPPQFLPFTYPPFAAVLAVPFTLLPWDVAQPVWTALIYAALVLVVRYSFRDLIRRAGRWSPLATGALVGAAAWILPDRDQIRFGQVGLFLLAMCLADCCTRSPRWPRGVLVGLAVAIKLVPGVFLIYFLITGRFRAAGNAIMTAVGATLFGFMLLPSDSADYWFGALLQGGDRTGAIDGTTNQAINGIVARVLPESTFRTAVWLVLTAATAYVGFMLARRATRTADLLGGPPARTFEGTDHLPAAERPASYGLLLGGVAITGLLSVLLSPVGWIHHFVWMIPVIGALVGDGRDTRRCLFGAAAWFYFLWPLPWWGARMIGPEHGYVTEFFGRVIQDLFGLAAVASIILIGRWLVDRVLRDDHREDPSQKRVEVGTLTS; encoded by the coding sequence GTGCGGGGCAGGTCGGCCGATCTGCTGATCGTGCTGGCCGGGATCGCCGTCGCGGCGGTCGCGGTGGCGCCGATCGCGTCGCACTGGCTCACCAACCCGCCCGACCAGCGGCTCGTCGACCTCGAGGTCTACCGGGAGGGCGGGCGGGCCGTGCTGCGGGGCGCGCCGCTGTACGACGTGCTCACGCAGCCGCCGCAGTTCCTCCCGTTCACCTACCCGCCGTTCGCCGCCGTGCTCGCGGTCCCGTTCACGCTGCTGCCGTGGGACGTGGCGCAGCCGGTGTGGACGGCGCTGATCTACGCGGCGCTCGTCCTCGTGGTCCGCTACTCGTTCCGCGACCTGATCCGGCGCGCGGGCCGGTGGTCGCCGCTGGCGACCGGCGCGCTCGTCGGGGCGGCGGCGTGGATCCTGCCCGATCGCGACCAGATCCGGTTCGGGCAGGTCGGGCTGTTCCTGCTCGCGATGTGCCTGGCCGACTGCTGCACCCGCTCGCCGCGCTGGCCGCGCGGCGTCCTCGTGGGGCTCGCCGTCGCGATCAAGCTGGTGCCGGGCGTCTTCCTCATCTACTTCCTGATCACCGGACGGTTCCGCGCCGCGGGCAACGCGATCATGACGGCGGTCGGGGCCACGCTGTTCGGTTTCATGCTGCTGCCGTCCGACTCGGCCGACTACTGGTTCGGCGCGCTGCTGCAGGGCGGCGACCGGACGGGCGCGATCGACGGCACGACGAACCAGGCGATCAACGGCATCGTCGCGCGCGTCCTGCCGGAGAGCACGTTCCGGACGGCCGTGTGGCTCGTCCTCACGGCCGCGACGGCCTACGTCGGCTTCATGCTCGCGCGCCGCGCCACCCGGACGGCCGACCTGCTGGGCGGGCCGCCGGCGCGGACGTTCGAGGGGACCGACCACCTCCCGGCCGCCGAGCGTCCGGCGTCCTACGGCCTCCTCCTCGGCGGGGTCGCGATCACCGGCCTCCTCTCCGTCCTGCTGTCCCCTGTCGGGTGGATTCACCACTTCGTCTGGATGATCCCGGTCATCGGGGCTTTGGTGGGCGACGGGCGAGACACGCGAAGATGTCTTTTCGGCGCGGCGGCATGGTTCTACTTCCTGTGGCCGCTGCCCTGGTGGGGCGCCCGGATGATCGGTCCCGAACACGGATATGTCACGGAATTCTTCGGCCGGGTGATCCAGGATCTGTTCGGTCTGGCCGCCGTCGCGTCCATCATCCTGATCGGCCGCTGGCTCGTCGACAGAGTGCTACGCGACGATCACCGTGAGGATCCTTCGCAGAAGCGGGTCGAGGTGGGTACGCTCACCTCGTGA
- the pheA gene encoding prephenate dehydratase: MTAATGPERYAYLGPSGTFTEAALLSVPGAAGAERVPYATVPAVLDALRSGDADAAVVALENSVEGSVPTTLDELATGEPLQIVGEIHIPVTFALLVRRGTAIEDIKSVASHPIAQPQCRRWLAGNVPDAEWHAATSNAEAAQRVADGHYDAALAGSFAAARYGLTVLADDIHDIADAVTRFVILRRPCSPPDPTGTDRTTVVAFIGEDHPGALLEILTEFSVRGINLTLIQSRPTGAGLGSYLFWMDFEGHVRDARVGEALMGLRRICADVRYVGSYPRADRVRPEIRRGTHDDDYTAAAAWLTAIGGTPPATP, encoded by the coding sequence GTGACCGCAGCCACCGGGCCGGAACGCTACGCCTACCTGGGGCCGAGCGGCACGTTCACCGAGGCGGCGCTGCTGTCGGTCCCGGGCGCCGCGGGCGCCGAACGCGTCCCGTACGCGACCGTCCCGGCCGTCCTGGACGCCCTGCGCAGCGGCGACGCCGACGCCGCGGTCGTCGCGCTGGAGAACTCCGTCGAGGGCTCGGTCCCCACGACGCTCGACGAACTCGCCACCGGCGAACCCCTGCAGATCGTCGGCGAGATCCACATCCCCGTGACGTTCGCGCTGCTCGTCCGCCGGGGCACCGCGATCGAGGACATCAAGTCCGTCGCCTCGCACCCCATCGCCCAGCCGCAGTGCCGCCGCTGGCTCGCCGGCAACGTCCCGGACGCCGAATGGCACGCCGCGACGTCGAACGCCGAGGCCGCCCAGCGCGTCGCGGACGGTCACTACGACGCGGCCCTCGCCGGCTCGTTCGCCGCCGCCCGCTACGGCCTGACCGTCCTCGCCGACGACATCCACGACATCGCCGACGCCGTCACCCGCTTCGTCATCCTGCGCCGCCCCTGCTCCCCGCCCGACCCCACCGGCACCGACCGCACGACGGTCGTCGCGTTCATCGGCGAGGACCACCCCGGCGCCCTCCTGGAGATCCTCACCGAGTTCTCCGTCCGCGGCATCAACCTGACGCTCATCCAGTCCCGGCCCACCGGAGCGGGCCTCGGCTCGTACCTCTTCTGGATGGACTTCGAGGGCCACGTCCGCGACGCCCGCGTCGGCGAGGCCCTGATGGGCCTGCGCCGCATCTGCGCCGACGTCCGCTACGTGGGCTCGTACCCCCGCGCCGACCGCGTCCGTCCGGAGATCCGCCGCGGCACCCACGACGACGACTACACCGCGGCCGCCGCCTGGCTCACCGCCATCGGCGGCACCCCGCCCGCGACGCCCTGA
- a CDS encoding class I SAM-dependent methyltransferase, whose protein sequence is MDFDAYERELWAGRASAYERGFARLTAYLVRPLLDAAGVADGTRTLDVGTGPGIVSAEAVRRGAKVSSIDADPGMAETARRNVPEADVRVAVLPDVPFPDGTFEAVAGNFVINHVADPGDVLGRLRRVLRPGGRLALSCWAMPGTGALGVVREALDRAEVPWPDDMPVQPFVEHGQPVPFRRLVAGAGFGHVAVKEVTWEHVVDPDEWWELGALARIGSNGVVVGRQDAATVARIKAAYDEVMAGYPRRDGGVALPAHALLAGGAA, encoded by the coding sequence GTGGACTTTGACGCTTACGAACGGGAACTGTGGGCCGGGCGGGCTTCCGCGTACGAGCGGGGGTTCGCCCGGCTGACCGCGTACCTGGTGCGGCCGCTGCTGGACGCGGCGGGCGTCGCGGACGGTACGCGGACGCTCGACGTCGGGACGGGGCCGGGGATCGTGTCGGCGGAGGCGGTCCGGCGGGGCGCGAAGGTGTCGTCGATCGACGCGGATCCGGGCATGGCGGAGACGGCGCGCCGGAACGTGCCGGAGGCGGACGTGCGGGTCGCGGTGCTGCCGGACGTGCCGTTCCCGGACGGGACGTTCGAGGCGGTCGCGGGCAACTTCGTGATCAACCACGTGGCGGATCCGGGGGACGTGCTGGGACGGCTGCGGCGGGTGCTGCGGCCGGGCGGGCGGCTGGCGCTGAGCTGCTGGGCGATGCCGGGCACCGGGGCGCTCGGGGTGGTGCGGGAGGCGCTCGACCGGGCGGAGGTGCCGTGGCCGGACGACATGCCGGTGCAGCCGTTCGTGGAGCACGGGCAGCCCGTGCCGTTCCGGCGGCTGGTCGCCGGTGCGGGGTTCGGCCACGTCGCCGTGAAAGAGGTGACGTGGGAGCACGTTGTCGACCCGGACGAGTGGTGGGAACTCGGTGCGCTGGCGCGGATCGGCAGCAACGGGGTCGTGGTGGGACGGCAGGACGCGGCGACGGTCGCGCGGATCAAGGCCGCGTACGACGAGGTCATGGCCGGGTACCCGCGGCGGGACGGCGGTGTGGCGCTGCCGGCGCACGCGCTGCTGGCGGGCGGCGCGGCCTGA
- a CDS encoding DUF4446 family protein produces the protein MMVTVAVAGLVAGVVGLSIAVVAHNRVNQVVDECGHMLRRQLQVAGGTVDECALRDLAIVHYDALKEMTGRRSFSLALLNAVGDGVVISSINGRTETRTYAKAVQAGQPVERLSPEENQALRAARLGKGPVVSMDDPLADFGDEDRTSTRT, from the coding sequence ATGATGGTCACGGTGGCCGTCGCCGGCCTGGTCGCAGGGGTGGTGGGCCTCTCCATCGCGGTGGTGGCCCACAACCGGGTGAACCAGGTCGTCGACGAATGCGGGCACATGCTGCGGCGGCAGCTCCAGGTAGCCGGCGGCACGGTGGACGAGTGCGCGCTGCGCGACCTCGCCATCGTGCATTACGACGCGCTCAAGGAGATGACGGGACGGCGCTCCTTCTCCCTCGCGCTGCTCAACGCCGTCGGCGACGGCGTCGTCATCAGCTCCATCAACGGACGCACCGAGACGCGCACGTACGCCAAGGCCGTCCAGGCCGGGCAGCCCGTCGAGCGGCTCTCCCCCGAGGAGAACCAGGCCCTGCGCGCCGCCCGCCTCGGCAAGGGCCCGGTCGTCTCGATGGACGACCCGCTCGCCGACTTCGGCGACGAGGACCGCACGTCCACCCGCACCTGA
- a CDS encoding HAD family hydrolase, with translation MTKPAPRVIATDLDGTIVRSDGQVSARTVDALARVERAGALLVMVTGRPPRWMTEIAAAVGHHGVAICANGAVLYDLHTETVLRAHEIAPDVLAEVVGRLRGVSPELRFAVEYPTGFVFDARYSLGRWDAAALGGRPVDDAELAARPGTKLLAFHPDADPDVLAEKAGQAVGDLVTVTHSSGRGLLEMSARGVTKATALAEFCAERGVDAADVVAFGDMPNDLPMLGWAGTSYGVANAHPMVLAAVTHRTSRNDDDGVAQVIERLFP, from the coding sequence ATGACCAAGCCCGCGCCCCGCGTTATCGCCACCGACCTCGACGGCACGATCGTCCGCTCCGACGGGCAGGTCTCGGCCCGGACGGTCGACGCCCTGGCCCGCGTCGAGCGCGCCGGGGCGCTGCTCGTCATGGTCACCGGACGGCCGCCGCGCTGGATGACCGAGATCGCCGCGGCGGTCGGGCATCACGGCGTCGCGATCTGCGCGAACGGGGCCGTCCTGTACGACCTGCACACCGAGACGGTGCTGCGGGCCCACGAGATCGCGCCCGACGTGCTCGCCGAGGTGGTCGGGCGGCTGCGGGGGGTGTCGCCGGAGCTGCGGTTCGCGGTCGAGTACCCGACGGGGTTCGTGTTCGACGCCCGCTACAGCCTGGGCCGCTGGGACGCGGCCGCGCTCGGCGGGCGCCCGGTCGACGACGCGGAGCTGGCGGCGCGGCCCGGCACGAAGCTGCTGGCCTTCCACCCGGACGCCGACCCGGACGTCCTCGCGGAGAAGGCCGGGCAGGCGGTCGGCGACCTGGTGACGGTGACGCACTCGTCCGGGCGGGGCCTGCTGGAGATGAGCGCGCGCGGGGTCACGAAGGCCACGGCGCTCGCCGAGTTCTGCGCGGAGCGCGGGGTGGACGCCGCCGACGTGGTCGCGTTCGGGGACATGCCGAACGACCTGCCGATGCTGGGCTGGGCGGGGACGTCGTACGGGGTGGCGAACGCGCACCCGATGGTCCTCGCGGCGGTCACGCACCGGACGTCCCGCAACGACGACGACGGTGTGGCCCAGGTGATCGAGCGCCTGTTCCCGTGA